The following proteins are encoded in a genomic region of Saccharopolyspora antimicrobica:
- the ileS gene encoding isoleucine--tRNA ligase has product MAQPGSPFRPLEPSIDLPAMERRIIERWRAHEVFERSLAQTANGPRWVCYEGPPTANGQPGAHHVEARVFKDVFPRFKTMKGCHVPRRGGWDCHGLPVELAVEQELGISGKPDIERIGIAEFNARCRASVQRYVGEFEAVTRRMGYWIDLSTAYWTMSPDYVDSVWWALKRIFEAGLLVEDYRVAPYCPRDQTTLSDHEVAQGYEPAHDPSAFVRFPVDGPLAGHRGVDLLIWTTTPWTLVSNTAVAVHPAVDYQVVRTVEGTFVVAEPLVEAVLGTGGEVLATVPGTALAGVRYHRPFELVDIPDAHFVVLAEYVSTEDGTGLVHQAPAFGADDLAVCREHGLPVVNPVGTDGRFTADVGLVGGMFFKDADAVLVDDLQHRGLLLRYTTFEHQYPHCWRCHTPLMYYAQLSWYIRTTAIRDALQRENERTNWYPEHVKHGRYGDWLANNVDWALSRTRYWGTPLPLWRCPDGHVTPIGSRAELGERTGQDFAALDPHRPYLDEIEFPCACGKSAARVPEVIDAWFDSGSMPFAQLGYPHRTGSVAELARSYPAQYICEAIDQTRGWFYTLMAIGTLLFDRSAYENVVCLGHIMAEDGRKMSKHLGNVLEPLPLMEEHGADALRWFMLCTGSPWSARRIGHAPLREIVRKVLLTCWNTASFFSRYAALVDWIPADADPPEQRPVLDRWVLAQVHRLAAEVDARLEDYDTAAAGRALATFVDDLSNWYVRRSRQRFWDGDRNALTTLHACLDVLTRLLAPFTPFIAEQIWQDVVRPGIPDAPDSVHLASWPRADLRLVDDRLLSEVDIERQLAEAGRAARKSSGIKVRQPLGRALVSPALPPELLADLADELNVRRVEPLASAGEVLEVSVKPNFRALGKRFGNRTQQAAAAVTAADPAELARALRAGTATIEVDGRTEPLTGEDVFRTEVPRTGWVVESQREVTIALDTEITPELARAGLAREVIRFVQDCRKQDGLDITDRITLRWRATGELREALRHHADEIATAVLAVDIAESPAPAPGSTEHTDPTLNLKIWLHPQP; this is encoded by the coding sequence ATGGCGCAGCCCGGTTCACCGTTCCGCCCGCTCGAACCGTCGATCGACCTGCCCGCGATGGAACGCCGGATCATCGAGCGATGGCGCGCGCACGAGGTGTTCGAACGCAGCCTGGCGCAGACCGCGAACGGCCCGCGCTGGGTGTGCTACGAGGGCCCGCCCACCGCCAACGGGCAGCCCGGCGCGCACCACGTCGAGGCGCGGGTGTTCAAGGACGTCTTCCCGCGGTTCAAGACGATGAAGGGCTGCCACGTGCCGCGGCGCGGTGGCTGGGACTGCCACGGGCTGCCCGTGGAGCTGGCCGTCGAGCAGGAGCTGGGCATCAGCGGCAAGCCCGACATCGAGCGGATCGGCATCGCCGAGTTCAACGCGCGCTGCCGCGCCTCGGTGCAGCGCTACGTCGGCGAGTTCGAGGCGGTCACCCGGCGGATGGGCTACTGGATCGATCTGTCCACCGCCTACTGGACGATGTCGCCGGACTACGTCGACAGCGTGTGGTGGGCGCTGAAGCGGATCTTCGAAGCCGGTCTGCTCGTCGAGGACTACCGGGTGGCCCCGTACTGCCCGCGCGATCAGACGACGCTGTCCGACCACGAGGTCGCCCAGGGCTACGAGCCCGCGCACGACCCGTCGGCGTTCGTGCGGTTCCCGGTGGACGGGCCGCTGGCCGGGCACCGCGGCGTCGACCTGCTGATCTGGACGACCACGCCGTGGACGCTGGTGTCCAACACCGCGGTCGCGGTGCACCCGGCGGTGGACTACCAGGTGGTGCGCACCGTCGAGGGCACCTTCGTGGTGGCCGAACCGCTGGTCGAGGCGGTGCTCGGCACCGGCGGCGAGGTGCTCGCGACCGTGCCGGGCACCGCGCTGGCGGGCGTGCGCTACCACCGCCCGTTCGAGCTCGTGGACATCCCGGACGCGCACTTCGTGGTGCTCGCCGAGTACGTCTCCACCGAGGACGGCACCGGGCTGGTGCACCAGGCTCCGGCGTTCGGCGCCGACGACCTGGCGGTCTGCCGGGAGCACGGGCTGCCGGTGGTCAACCCGGTCGGGACCGACGGCCGGTTCACCGCCGACGTCGGCCTGGTCGGCGGGATGTTCTTCAAGGACGCCGACGCGGTGCTGGTCGACGACCTCCAGCACCGCGGACTCCTGTTGCGCTACACCACCTTCGAACACCAGTACCCGCACTGCTGGCGCTGCCACACGCCGCTGATGTACTACGCGCAGCTGTCGTGGTACATCCGGACGACCGCGATCCGCGACGCGCTGCAGCGCGAGAACGAGCGCACCAACTGGTATCCCGAGCACGTCAAGCACGGCCGCTACGGGGACTGGCTGGCCAACAACGTGGACTGGGCACTGTCCCGGACGCGCTACTGGGGCACGCCGCTGCCGCTGTGGCGCTGCCCGGACGGCCACGTCACGCCGATCGGCTCCCGCGCCGAGCTCGGCGAGCGCACCGGCCAGGACTTCGCCGCGCTCGACCCGCACCGCCCGTACCTCGACGAGATCGAATTCCCCTGCGCCTGCGGGAAGTCCGCCGCCCGCGTGCCCGAGGTGATCGACGCCTGGTTCGACTCCGGCTCGATGCCCTTCGCCCAGCTCGGCTACCCGCACCGAACGGGCAGCGTCGCCGAACTGGCCCGCAGCTACCCGGCGCAGTACATCTGCGAGGCCATCGACCAGACCCGCGGCTGGTTCTACACGCTGATGGCCATCGGCACCCTGCTGTTCGACCGCTCCGCGTACGAGAACGTCGTCTGCTTGGGGCACATCATGGCCGAGGACGGTCGCAAGATGAGCAAGCACCTAGGCAACGTGCTGGAGCCGCTGCCGCTGATGGAGGAGCACGGCGCGGACGCGCTGCGGTGGTTCATGCTCTGCACCGGCTCGCCGTGGTCCGCACGGCGGATCGGCCACGCCCCGCTGCGCGAGATCGTCCGCAAGGTGCTGCTGACCTGCTGGAACACCGCGTCGTTCTTCAGCCGCTACGCCGCGCTGGTGGACTGGATCCCGGCCGACGCCGATCCGCCCGAGCAGCGCCCGGTGCTCGATCGCTGGGTGCTGGCCCAGGTCCACCGGCTGGCCGCCGAAGTGGACGCGCGACTGGAGGACTACGACACGGCGGCGGCCGGCCGGGCGCTGGCGACCTTCGTCGACGACCTGTCGAACTGGTACGTGCGCCGCTCGCGGCAGCGCTTCTGGGACGGCGACCGCAACGCCCTGACCACGCTCCACGCCTGCCTGGACGTGCTCACCCGGCTGCTCGCGCCGTTCACGCCGTTCATCGCCGAGCAGATCTGGCAGGACGTCGTCCGCCCAGGCATCCCGGACGCGCCGGACTCAGTGCACCTGGCGAGCTGGCCGCGCGCCGACCTCCGGCTGGTCGACGACCGCCTGCTGTCCGAAGTGGACATCGAACGGCAGCTGGCGGAAGCGGGCCGGGCGGCGCGCAAGAGCAGCGGGATCAAGGTGCGGCAGCCGCTCGGGCGAGCGCTCGTCAGCCCGGCCCTGCCGCCGGAACTGCTCGCCGACCTGGCCGACGAGCTCAACGTGCGCCGCGTCGAACCGCTGGCATCGGCGGGCGAGGTGCTGGAGGTGTCGGTCAAGCCGAACTTCCGCGCGCTGGGCAAGCGGTTCGGCAACCGCACCCAGCAGGCGGCGGCAGCAGTCACCGCCGCCGATCCCGCCGAGCTGGCCCGCGCCCTGCGCGCCGGCACCGCGACGATCGAGGTGGACGGCCGGACCGAGCCGCTGACCGGCGAGGACGTCTTCCGCACCGAGGTCCCGCGAACCGGCTGGGTGGTCGAGTCGCAGCGCGAGGTCACGATCGCGCTGGACACCGAGATCACGCCGGAACTGGCACGAGCGGGCCTGGCCCGCGAAGTGATCCGCTTCGTCCAGGACTGCCGCAAGCAGGACGGTCTCGACATCACCGACCGGATCACCCTGCGCTGGCGCGCGACCGGCGAGCTCCGCGAAGCGCTCCGCCACCACGCGGACGAGATCGCCACCGCGGTCCTGGCGGTGGACATCGCCGAATCCCCCGCCCCCGCACCAGGTTCCACCGAGCACACCGACCCAACCCTGAACCTGAAGATCTGGCTCCACCCCCAACCCTGA
- a CDS encoding glycosyltransferase family 39 protein encodes MLAARTRPPAGPWLRPLAKWPVFTIAGLVAVVHVVMSALGDFWIDEVYMLAAGKYHPDWGYVDQPPIAPLLAAAMDWIAPGSMVVLRLPAVLATAAGVVMFALLAREFGGDRRAQVLAAGAGATGMWAALVGHWVTPYTFEPLQWLVLSWLLVRWVRLREQGAADDRLLLVFGLVLGIALQTKFQVGILCVALLISVLLVGPRDILRRPMFWGGVGIALLIAAPTLLWQAFNGWPQLQMGAIVADESPMLSGGRSGTAVSLVLFAGVAGGALFLIGLWKLFRSAELRPYRFFAVTSLLLYGFFVATAARPYYLLGMYGVVIAAGLLGLQRRREAKPSRWGWTAWFPYLASVALVSQTLWLSTTMTSMFGMPSADVLARDTSIAFTALPPQQQERTAVIGDSYISAAMVEVGRAKYDLPEVYSPHRGYGYFGPPGDQVDSVLLVGDVEDAREHFAEVRQVHDGAVPIWLCTGRIGAWDQIWPQLKSL; translated from the coding sequence GTGCTCGCAGCACGAACCCGGCCGCCTGCCGGGCCTTGGCTGCGGCCGCTGGCCAAGTGGCCGGTGTTCACCATCGCCGGCCTGGTCGCCGTCGTGCACGTCGTGATGAGCGCGCTCGGAGACTTCTGGATCGACGAGGTCTACATGCTCGCGGCCGGCAAGTACCACCCGGACTGGGGGTACGTCGACCAGCCGCCGATCGCGCCGCTGCTCGCCGCCGCGATGGACTGGATCGCGCCGGGCTCGATGGTCGTGCTGCGCCTGCCCGCGGTGCTGGCGACGGCCGCCGGCGTCGTGATGTTCGCGCTGCTCGCCCGGGAATTCGGCGGTGATCGCCGAGCACAGGTGCTGGCCGCCGGAGCGGGCGCGACCGGGATGTGGGCCGCGCTGGTCGGGCACTGGGTCACCCCGTACACCTTCGAACCGCTGCAGTGGCTGGTGCTCAGCTGGCTGCTGGTCCGTTGGGTCCGGCTGCGCGAGCAGGGCGCCGCAGACGACCGGCTGCTGCTGGTGTTCGGGCTGGTGCTCGGCATCGCCCTGCAGACCAAGTTCCAGGTGGGGATCCTGTGCGTGGCGCTGCTGATCAGCGTGCTGCTGGTGGGTCCGCGCGACATCCTGCGCCGGCCGATGTTCTGGGGCGGGGTCGGCATCGCGCTGCTCATCGCGGCTCCCACGCTGCTGTGGCAGGCCTTCAACGGCTGGCCGCAGCTGCAGATGGGCGCGATCGTGGCGGACGAGTCCCCGATGCTGTCCGGGGGTCGCAGCGGCACCGCGGTCAGCCTCGTGCTGTTCGCGGGAGTCGCCGGTGGAGCGCTGTTCCTGATCGGGCTGTGGAAGCTGTTCCGCTCCGCCGAGCTGCGGCCGTACCGGTTCTTCGCGGTCACCTCGCTCCTGCTCTACGGCTTCTTCGTCGCCACCGCCGCCCGGCCCTACTACCTGCTCGGGATGTACGGCGTGGTGATCGCGGCCGGGCTGCTGGGGCTGCAGCGCCGCCGGGAGGCCAAGCCGTCCCGCTGGGGGTGGACGGCATGGTTCCCCTATCTCGCCTCCGTCGCGCTGGTGAGCCAGACGCTGTGGCTCTCGACCACGATGACGAGCATGTTCGGCATGCCGAGCGCCGATGTGCTCGCCCGCGACACCTCGATCGCGTTCACCGCGCTGCCACCGCAGCAGCAGGAGCGCACGGCGGTGATCGGCGACAGCTACATCTCCGCGGCGATGGTGGAGGTCGGCCGAGCGAAGTACGACCTCCCGGAGGTCTACAGCCCGCACCGGGGCTACGGCTACTTCGGTCCGCCCGGTGATCAGGTCGACTCGGTGCTGCTCGTCGGGGACGTGGAGGACGCGCGGGAGCACTTCGCCGAGGTGCGGCAGGTGCACGACGGCGCCGTTCCGATCTGGCTGTGCACCGGCAGGATCGGTGCCTGGGACCAGATCTGGCCGCAACTGAAATCCCTGTAG
- a CDS encoding DUF397 domain-containing protein yields MANITDWRTSTRTQGQGQCVEVGFGGDCVGVRDTKNRAAGQITVAVQRWHEFVSGLKRGSFDVL; encoded by the coding sequence ATGGCGAATATCACCGACTGGCGCACCAGCACGCGGACCCAAGGTCAGGGCCAGTGCGTGGAGGTCGGTTTCGGAGGCGACTGCGTCGGAGTTCGCGACACGAAGAACCGGGCCGCAGGGCAGATCACCGTCGCCGTACAGCGCTGGCACGAGTTCGTCAGCGGGCTCAAGCGGGGCAGCTTCGACGTTCTATGA
- a CDS encoding S1 family peptidase: MVDAPRRLARFAGVTAIAVAALSAASVAQAQPAQPADVNPYIVGGEDADIADHPFTVALVTPSGQQFCGGSLVAPNKVLTAAHCTDGSQPADINVVSGRTVMSSSEGTTSKVTDVWVHPQYTDATQGYDVSVLTLEAPVQEAPIELAAADDPGYAPDSQATILGWGNTSEGGQQADNLQKATVPVTSDETCSGAYGEYSPDSMVCAGVPEGGIDSCQGDSGGPLVVDNKLIGVTSWGEGCARPGKPGVYARVGAYHAEIQEQIGSATR; the protein is encoded by the coding sequence ATGGTCGATGCCCCACGTCGCCTGGCCCGGTTCGCCGGGGTCACCGCGATCGCCGTCGCAGCCCTTTCCGCGGCTTCCGTCGCGCAGGCGCAGCCCGCGCAGCCGGCGGACGTCAACCCGTACATCGTCGGCGGCGAGGATGCCGACATCGCCGACCACCCGTTCACCGTCGCGCTGGTCACCCCGAGCGGCCAGCAGTTCTGCGGTGGTTCGCTGGTGGCCCCGAACAAGGTGCTCACCGCCGCTCACTGCACCGACGGCTCGCAGCCGGCCGACATCAACGTGGTCAGCGGCCGCACGGTGATGAGCTCCAGCGAGGGCACCACCTCGAAGGTCACCGACGTCTGGGTGCACCCGCAGTACACCGACGCCACCCAGGGCTACGACGTCTCGGTGCTCACCCTGGAGGCCCCGGTCCAGGAGGCCCCGATCGAGCTGGCCGCCGCCGACGACCCGGGCTACGCGCCGGACTCGCAGGCGACCATCCTCGGCTGGGGCAACACCAGCGAGGGCGGCCAGCAGGCCGACAACCTGCAGAAGGCCACCGTGCCGGTGACCTCGGACGAGACCTGCTCCGGCGCCTACGGGGAGTACAGCCCGGACTCGATGGTCTGCGCCGGTGTGCCGGAGGGCGGCATCGACTCGTGCCAGGGCGACTCCGGTGGCCCGCTGGTGGTGGACAACAAGCTGATCGGTGTCACCTCGTGGGGTGAGGGCTGCGCCCGTCCGGGCAAGCCCGGCGTCTACGCCCGCGTCGGCGCCTACCACGCCGAGATCCAGGAGCAGATCGGTTCGGCCACCCGCTGA
- a CDS encoding helix-turn-helix domain-containing protein translates to MGIMTVSPTVRRRRLAAELRRLRAQAEVTQQQAAGHLGCTQAKIGRFETAKRSPSVGDVSALLDFYGVEGCERDQLINLARDARKRGWWHSYSDVLPEWYETYVGLEAEASSMHTYEAEAIPGLLQTREYAHAITKATLIRADESEISRRVDLRIQRQQRVVGENPLELWAVVGEAALRRRVGGPGVLRRQLEHLLKLVQLPHVTLQVMPLDAGAHPAQAGPFVILRYSNHIDPDVVYLETHVGGLYLEREIELSNYVTMMDHLRAHAVDPDGSVELMQQRIGEL, encoded by the coding sequence ATGGGAATCATGACAGTCAGTCCCACGGTGCGTCGCCGTCGTCTTGCCGCCGAGCTGCGGCGACTGCGGGCACAAGCGGAGGTGACCCAGCAGCAGGCCGCCGGGCACCTCGGCTGCACGCAAGCGAAGATCGGGCGGTTCGAGACCGCGAAGCGGTCTCCCTCGGTCGGCGACGTCTCGGCGCTGCTGGACTTCTACGGGGTCGAGGGGTGCGAGCGGGACCAGCTGATCAACCTCGCCCGCGATGCCCGCAAACGTGGTTGGTGGCATTCCTACAGCGACGTCCTGCCCGAGTGGTACGAGACCTACGTGGGCCTGGAGGCCGAAGCGTCCTCCATGCACACCTACGAGGCCGAGGCAATCCCCGGATTGCTCCAAACACGTGAATATGCGCATGCGATCACGAAGGCGACCCTCATCCGCGCGGATGAGTCGGAGATCAGCAGGCGGGTCGATCTGCGCATCCAGCGCCAGCAGCGGGTGGTGGGGGAGAACCCGCTGGAGTTGTGGGCAGTGGTGGGAGAAGCCGCGCTGCGCAGGCGGGTCGGTGGGCCCGGCGTGCTGCGCAGGCAGCTGGAGCACCTGTTGAAACTGGTGCAGTTGCCGCACGTGACGCTGCAGGTGATGCCGCTGGACGCGGGCGCGCATCCGGCGCAGGCCGGACCGTTCGTCATCCTGCGCTACTCGAACCACATCGATCCGGACGTGGTCTACCTCGAAACCCACGTGGGCGGGCTCTACCTCGAACGTGAGATAGAGCTGTCGAACTACGTCACGATGATGGACCATTTACGTGCGCATGCGGTAGATCCAGACGGTTCCGTCGAACTAATGCAACAACGCATAGGAGAGTTGTAG
- a CDS encoding PH domain-containing protein, with amino-acid sequence MSTVIDGQWRRQDPKAIASYTILVLAPMVPTIGLMVISGTSIWVMLTTAGLWAAGAAVLAALMGVGWWFTWYRITAERFEMRTGAITRSHRSIPRDRIRSVDLTANVAHRVFGVTAVKVSTGGQGGDSSELKLDALTKEHADSLRQELLFGDSSTVVGTEAPEQEDSSTLARLNPGWLGYSALSVSLILIVWGAIASAFGSFRELLLSAGVFAAVGETVQTTALWLVIAIGAGSALVVGVLGAFALSLEMWWGFRLSRDRGDTLQVKRGLLTTRSISLEERRLRGVEVVEPLLLRWFGGARLNAVATGLKQKKEENQPDNKTLMPPAPRAAVQRASAAVLRESRPPSEVPLRRHPRAALRRRINWALMCTAPIVIAAVVALVLDWVPVPLALVVIAVALLAFLGFAVDAYRNLGHALTDQYLVARNGSGIRRTVVLQRDGVIGWKLSRTFFQRRAGLMTVGATTAAGSSLYEVHDVDESEGLVLAHEALPGLLAPFVERR; translated from the coding sequence ATGAGCACCGTGATCGACGGGCAGTGGCGCCGCCAGGATCCCAAGGCGATCGCCTCCTACACCATCCTGGTCCTGGCGCCGATGGTGCCGACCATCGGGCTCATGGTCATCTCCGGCACCAGCATCTGGGTGATGCTGACCACCGCCGGGCTGTGGGCCGCCGGCGCGGCGGTGCTCGCCGCGCTGATGGGTGTCGGCTGGTGGTTCACCTGGTACCGGATCACCGCGGAGCGCTTCGAGATGCGCACGGGTGCCATCACCCGCAGCCACCGCTCGATCCCGCGCGACCGGATCCGCAGCGTCGACCTCACCGCCAACGTGGCGCACCGCGTCTTCGGCGTCACCGCGGTCAAGGTGAGCACCGGAGGACAGGGCGGCGACAGCAGCGAGCTGAAGCTCGACGCGCTCACCAAGGAGCACGCCGACTCGCTGCGCCAGGAGCTGCTGTTCGGCGATTCGTCCACTGTGGTCGGTACCGAGGCGCCGGAGCAGGAGGACTCCAGCACGCTCGCCCGGCTCAACCCGGGCTGGCTGGGCTACTCCGCGCTGTCGGTGTCGCTGATCCTGATCGTCTGGGGCGCGATCGCCTCGGCCTTCGGGTCCTTCCGCGAGCTGCTGCTGTCGGCCGGTGTCTTCGCCGCCGTCGGCGAGACCGTGCAGACGACGGCGCTGTGGCTGGTCATCGCGATCGGTGCCGGCTCAGCGCTGGTGGTCGGCGTGCTCGGCGCCTTCGCGCTGTCCCTGGAGATGTGGTGGGGCTTCCGGCTGAGCCGCGACCGCGGGGACACCCTGCAGGTCAAGCGCGGTCTGCTCACCACGCGGTCGATCTCGCTGGAGGAGCGGCGGCTGCGCGGTGTCGAGGTGGTGGAGCCCCTGCTGCTGCGGTGGTTCGGCGGCGCCCGGCTCAACGCCGTGGCCACCGGCCTCAAGCAGAAGAAGGAGGAGAACCAGCCGGACAACAAGACGCTGATGCCGCCTGCGCCCCGCGCCGCGGTGCAGCGGGCCTCGGCAGCGGTGCTGCGCGAGTCGCGGCCGCCCTCGGAGGTCCCGCTGCGCAGGCACCCGCGCGCGGCGCTGCGGCGGCGGATCAACTGGGCGCTGATGTGCACCGCACCGATCGTGATCGCGGCGGTCGTGGCGTTGGTGCTCGACTGGGTTCCGGTGCCGCTGGCGCTCGTCGTGATCGCGGTCGCCCTCCTGGCGTTCCTGGGCTTCGCGGTGGACGCCTACCGCAACCTCGGCCACGCGCTGACCGACCAGTACCTGGTCGCCCGCAACGGCAGCGGGATCCGGCGCACCGTCGTCCTGCAGCGCGATGGGGTGATCGGCTGGAAGCTGAGCCGCACCTTCTTCCAGCGCCGAGCGGGCCTGATGACGGTCGGTGCGACGACCGCGGCGGGCAGCAGCCTCTACGAGGTGCACGACGTGGACGAGTCGGAAGGCCTGGTGCTGGCCCACGAAGCGCTTCCCGGTCTGCTCGCGCCATTCGTGGAACGTCGCTGA
- a CDS encoding PH domain-containing protein translates to MADESTVRIRLRPPRHRVERRAIGWWTTQALAFVVPVLIALAATAVFIPPARFWLVLALVVIAVLSVPYVLVMPQWRYRVHRWEITDDAVYTAAGWLRQEWRIAPMSRIQTVDTVRGPLQQLFNLSSVTVTTASAAGPLSIDGLDRATAQAVVEQLTATTQATPGDAT, encoded by the coding sequence GTGGCCGACGAGAGCACCGTCCGGATACGGCTCCGCCCACCGCGGCACCGCGTGGAGCGCCGCGCGATCGGCTGGTGGACGACGCAGGCGCTGGCGTTCGTCGTCCCGGTGCTGATCGCGCTGGCCGCGACCGCGGTGTTCATCCCGCCCGCGCGCTTCTGGCTGGTGCTGGCGCTCGTGGTGATCGCCGTGCTCAGCGTGCCCTACGTGCTGGTCATGCCGCAGTGGCGGTACCGGGTGCACCGCTGGGAGATCACCGATGACGCGGTCTACACGGCGGCGGGCTGGCTGCGCCAGGAGTGGCGGATCGCGCCGATGTCGCGCATCCAGACCGTCGACACCGTGCGGGGCCCGCTGCAGCAGCTGTTCAACCTCTCCAGCGTCACCGTGACCACGGCTTCGGCCGCGGGTCCGCTGTCGATCGACGGGTTGGACCGGGCGACCGCGCAGGCGGTGGTCGAGCAGCTGACCGCCACCACCCAGGCCACGCCGGGAGACGCGACATGA
- a CDS encoding response regulator, with translation MSEPIRVVVVDDEPMVCAHLRTILGSADDIEVVDDAQDGAAAVEAVVRHRPHVVLMDLRMPGVDGLTGIERICKLPDPPAVVALTTFDADKYVLRALRAGAAGFLVKSTPPGDLIGLVRVAADGHTVLSEEARKRLVAASADEQSSRQRAVELARDLTEREVEVLTCLGQGLSNAQIAERLYLSEATVKSYVSRLLVKLSCSNRLQAGLLAYDAGLVPR, from the coding sequence ATGAGTGAGCCGATCCGGGTCGTGGTGGTCGACGACGAGCCGATGGTCTGCGCGCACCTGCGCACCATCCTCGGCTCGGCCGACGACATCGAGGTCGTCGACGACGCCCAGGACGGCGCGGCGGCGGTCGAGGCGGTGGTGCGGCACCGGCCGCACGTGGTGCTGATGGACCTGCGGATGCCCGGCGTGGACGGGCTGACCGGCATCGAGCGCATCTGCAAGCTGCCCGATCCGCCTGCCGTGGTCGCGCTGACCACTTTCGACGCGGACAAGTACGTGCTGCGCGCGCTGCGCGCCGGAGCGGCCGGGTTCCTGGTCAAGTCGACGCCGCCGGGCGACCTCATCGGCCTGGTGCGGGTGGCCGCCGACGGGCACACCGTGCTCTCGGAGGAGGCGCGGAAGCGGCTGGTGGCGGCGTCGGCGGACGAGCAGAGCTCGCGGCAGCGGGCGGTCGAGCTGGCGCGGGACCTGACCGAGCGCGAGGTCGAGGTGCTGACCTGCCTGGGGCAGGGGCTGTCGAACGCGCAGATCGCCGAACGGCTGTACCTGTCGGAGGCGACGGTCAAGAGCTACGTGTCCCGGCTGCTGGTGAAGCTGTCCTGCTCGAACCGGCTGCAGGCCGGGCTGCTCGCCTACGACGCCGGGTTGGTTCCGCGCTGA
- a CDS encoding sensor histidine kinase — translation MNRPLWRLLWNTKREAAFDVALVLGLILLGRVLLVMYPSDTPPGAYDWIGGLWLNDALMWIMDLALLARRRYPVVLMSMVAVLAVVQPLMIEFGPGPVLFINQASDPWLPGNTPWAVYAAVVYTTGRKWKFFAWDLISITALISVRPWDDLSSDAIVAGVIWTVFPAVLGLYVSARRRLVGALRERAERAEREKELLAEQARADERTRLATEMHDVVTHRVSLMVLQAGALGVAAEDPAIRQAAEELRTSGCEALEELRDLVGVLRRGSSEQDTRPDATPPTDLPDLAELIGQSEAVGIPVEYTVDGDPRMVSAAVGRTAYRVVQEALTNVHKHAFGSRVSVRLLHSDDRLRLVVRNTRSPDRAARDLADSGSGAGLLGLQQRVELVGGTFRAGPAADGGFEVDVILPAYVPTGEAGGDE, via the coding sequence GTGAACCGCCCGCTGTGGCGGCTGCTGTGGAACACCAAGCGGGAGGCCGCGTTCGACGTGGCGCTCGTGCTCGGGCTGATTCTGCTCGGCCGCGTGTTGCTCGTGATGTACCCCTCCGACACCCCGCCCGGGGCGTACGACTGGATCGGCGGGCTCTGGCTCAACGACGCCCTCATGTGGATCATGGACCTGGCGCTGCTGGCCCGGCGGCGCTATCCGGTGGTGCTCATGTCGATGGTCGCGGTGCTGGCGGTCGTGCAGCCGCTGATGATCGAGTTCGGGCCGGGCCCGGTGCTGTTCATCAACCAGGCCTCCGACCCCTGGCTGCCCGGGAACACGCCGTGGGCGGTCTACGCCGCCGTCGTCTACACCACGGGCCGCAAGTGGAAGTTCTTCGCCTGGGACCTGATCAGCATCACCGCGCTGATCAGCGTCCGCCCGTGGGACGACCTGTCCAGCGATGCCATCGTCGCGGGCGTGATCTGGACGGTCTTCCCGGCGGTCCTCGGGCTCTACGTGAGCGCGCGCCGGAGGCTGGTGGGAGCGCTGCGGGAGCGCGCCGAGCGCGCCGAGCGGGAGAAGGAGCTGCTGGCCGAGCAGGCCCGGGCGGACGAACGGACCCGCCTGGCGACTGAGATGCACGACGTGGTCACGCACCGGGTGAGCCTCATGGTGCTGCAGGCCGGGGCGCTGGGCGTGGCGGCGGAGGACCCGGCGATCCGCCAGGCCGCCGAGGAACTGCGCACCAGCGGCTGCGAGGCACTGGAGGAGCTGCGGGACCTGGTCGGCGTGCTGCGGCGCGGCTCGTCGGAGCAGGACACCCGCCCCGACGCCACGCCGCCGACGGACCTGCCCGACCTCGCCGAGCTGATCGGGCAGTCCGAAGCGGTCGGGATACCGGTCGAGTACACCGTGGACGGTGATCCGCGGATGGTCTCCGCCGCGGTCGGGCGCACCGCCTACCGCGTGGTGCAGGAAGCGCTGACCAACGTGCACAAGCACGCGTTCGGCTCCCGGGTGAGCGTGCGCCTGCTGCACAGCGACGACCGGTTGCGGCTGGTCGTCCGCAACACCCGGTCGCCGGACCGGGCCGCGCGGGACCTGGCGGACAGCGGTTCCGGGGCCGGGCTGCTCGGGTTGCAGCAGCGCGTCGAGCTGGTCGGCGGCACGTTCCGGGCCGGGCCAGCCGCCGACGGCGGGTTCGAGGTCGATGTGATACTCCCGGCGTACGTGCCAACTGGGGAGGCGGGCGGCGATGAGTGA